Proteins from one Fragaria vesca subsp. vesca linkage group LG6, FraVesHawaii_1.0, whole genome shotgun sequence genomic window:
- the LOC101303922 gene encoding probable galactinol--sucrose galactosyltransferase 5-like has product MAPNLSNGSAVVNVDNGVNPSPFSLEGSNLTANGHVILSDVPKNITLRPSPHTISKSTATGAFVGFNAAEASSRHVVPIGQLKDIRFMSIFRFKVWWTTHWVGSKGSDLEQETQIVILENSDAGRPYVVILPLLEGGFRASIQPGVENFLDVCLESGSTQVTDKGFSSVLYLHAGEDPFTLVQDAVKVAKAHLGTFNLLEEKTPPGIVDKFGWCTWDAFYLTVHPRGVIEGVRNLVEGGCPPGLVLLDDGWQSIGHDSDPITKEGMGQTAAGEQMPCRLLKFQENYKFIDYESSKDPNIKGMGAFVKDLKDEFKSVDYVYVWHALCGYWGGIRPHVPGLPEAVVIEPKLSPGLKNTMEDLAVDKIVNTGVGLVPPEMVSQMYEGLHSHLKSVGIDGVKVDVIHLLEMLCENYGGRVNLAKAYYDALTASVRKHFDGNGVIASMEHCNDFMFLGTEAITLGRVGDDFWCTDPSGDPNGTFWLQGCHMVHCAYNSLWMGNFIQPDWDMFQSTHPCAAFHAASRAISGGPIYVSDTVGKHNFELLKTLVVPDGSILRCEYYALPTRDCLFEDPLHDGRTMLKIWNLNKYNGVLGAFNCQGGGWSRETRRNQCFSKYVGKVTSKANPKDIEWNSGKNPISIEGVQVFALYYHQAKKLVLSKPTEDVELSLEPFNFELIIVSPVTTLPSKSVQFAPIGLVNMLNTGGAVKSLVYGEEGNSVQIGVKGTGEMRVFASEKPLGCRIGGSPVAFEYEENMVRVHVPWTGNSSLSIVEYIF; this is encoded by the exons ATGGCCCCAAATTTGAGCAATGGTTCTGCTGTTGTTAACGTCGACAATGGCGTAAACCCAAGTCCTTTTAGCCTTGAAGGTTCCAACTTGACGGCCAACGGCCATGTCATCCTCTCAGACGTCCCCAAAAACATAACACTCCGCCCATCACCCCATACCATCAGCAAGTCCACCGCCACCGGAGCTTTTGTTGGCTTCAACGCCGCCGAGGCTAGCAGTCGCCACGTGGTGCCCATCGGCCAGCTGAAGGATATTCGGTTCATGAGCATCTTCCGGTTTAAAGTCTGGTGGACCACTCACTGGGTCGGTTCCAAAGGCAGTGATCTCGAGCAGGAGACGCAAATCGTGATCCTTGAAAACTCTGACGCCGGCAGGCCCTACGTCGTCATCCTCCCTCTCCTTGAAGGTGGCTTCCGCGCATCCATCCAGCCCGGCGTCGAGAATTTCCTTGACGTCTGCTTGGAGAGCGGGTCAACTCAGGTCACAGACAAGGGATTCTCCAGCGTGCTTTATCTTCACGCCGGAGAAGACCCCTTCACGCTGGTGCAGGACGCCGTCAAGGTCGCCAAGGCCCACCTGGGAACGTTCAACTTGTTGGAGGAGAAGACACCACCTGGAATCGTGGACAAGTTTGGTTGGTGCACGTGGGATGCTTTTTACCTCACTGTTCACCCTCGCGGCGTCATTGAAGGCGTGAGGAACCTCGTGGAGGGCGGGTGCCCTCCAGGGCTAGTGTTGTTGGATGATGGATGGCAGTCTATCGGCCACGACTCTGATCCCATCACTAAAGAAGGGATGGGCCAGACCGCGGCCGGTGAGCAAATGCCGTGCAGGCTGCTCAAGTTTCAAGAGAATTACAAGTTCATAGACTATGAGAGTTCCAAGGACCCTAATATTAAAGGCATGGGCGCCTTTGTGAAGGACTTGAAGGACGAGTTCAAGAGCGTTGACTATGTGTACGTGTGGCATGCGCTGTGTGGGTACTGGGGTGGAATCCGGCCACATGTTCCTGGCCTGCCGGAGGCTGTGGTTATTGAGCCGAAACTGTCACCGGGGTTGAAGAACACGATGGAAGATCTGGCCGTGGATAAGATTGTCAACACTGGGGTTGGATTGGTCCCACCGGAAATGGTTAGCCAAATGTATGAAGGGCTCCACTCTCACCTGAAGTCAGTTGGGATCGACGGCGTCAAGGTCGACGTTATCCAT TTGTTGGAAATGTTGTGTGAGAACTATGGTGGACGTGTGAACTTGGCTAAAGCATACTACGATGCCCTGACAGCTTCGGTGAGGAAGCATTTCGACGGCAATGGCGTCATTGCTAGCATGGAGCACTGCAACGACTTCATGTTCCTCGGAACCGAAGCCATCACTCTCGGCCGTGTTG GTGACGATTTCTGGTGCACCGATCCCTCCGGTGATCCCAACGGTACCTTTTGGTTGCAAGGGTGTCACATGGTTCATTGTGCTTACAATAGCTTGTGGATGGGCAACTTCATACAGCCGGATTGGGACATGTTCCAGTCCACTCATCCCTGTGCCGCTTTCCATGCTGCCTCTAGAGCAATCTCCGGCGGTCCAATTTATGTCAGTGACACTGTGGGGAAGCACAACTTTGAGTTGCTCAAAACCCTAGTGGTGCCGGACGGCTCTATCCTTCGCTGCGAGTACTATGCTCTCCCTACTCGTGATTGTCTCTTTGAGGATCCTCTCCATGATGGCCGCACCATGCTAAAAATTTGGAATCTCAACAAG TACAATGGAGTTCTTGGGGCATTTAACTGCCAAGGAGGAGGCTGGAGCCGTGAGACTAGGCGAAACCAATGTTTTTCCAAGTATGTAGGAAAGGTGACCTCCAAGGCCAACCCTAAGGACATCGAGTGGAACAGTGGCAAGAATCCAATTTCCATTGAGGGAGTGCAAGTGTTTGCCTTGTACTATCACCAGGCCAAGAAGCTAGTCCTGTCCAAGCCAACCGAGGATGTGGAGTTGTCACTGGAGCCCTTCAACTTTGAACTAATTATCGTTTCTCCGGTGACTACTTTGCCTAGCAAGTCTGTGCAATTTGCTCCAATTGGCCTAGTGAACATGCTCAACACTGGAGGCGCTGTGAAGTCGTTGGTTTACGGTGAGGAGGGGAACTCTGTTCAAATCGGGGTGAAGGGCACCGGAGAGATGAGGGTGTTTGCGTCTGAGAAGCCACTAGGTTGCAGGATTGGTGGAAGCCCTGTCGCTTTTGAGTATGAAGAGAACATGGTGAGAGTTCATGTGCCATGGACCGGTAACTCCAGCTTGTCTATTGTGGAGTACATATTCTAG
- the LOC101303629 gene encoding zinc finger CCCH domain-containing protein 41-like encodes MELNVSSPKPGGLSASDFVSDPEEKEVSDDDDDDRNHKHRRRDARSQSLERDTLDQDITRPYRKRNKPFVNGHSFRDNDSQASTPSKYYNSTSFENFSGKFDKRRPGSASLPRAPFDLNQRMRANQAFPGDLGPGRGRGRDSASWSQRDSRFSSDITSQLVQQGSLPPSMFGGRGLPNVSNPQNASWNAFGLLPGVPNGGLDTLHSIGLQGTLRPPIRSSLNLGIPRQRCRDFEERGFCLRGDMCPMEHGVNRIVVEDVQSLSQFNLPVSLPSAHLLGKPTGPGPLPSVSASSTTLMNNKGLHSKASKSSVTDDTSLGGTDLYDPDQPLWNNNGPETSNAILGLQSPRNDETDSLSNDDPSDRHQARLCDNADNEYPIRTVGTAAGSQSTSVSVWGRIGSSKNRPDVKEKIDPTINYSDNPENVTESQINIHQQHQGKRSIAEDTNSKTLNSLAKRPYDTMRTVRKPSQKALRTLFVNGIPQKSNRREALVSHFQKFGEILDIHIPSNSERAFVQFSKREEAEAALKAPDAVMGNRFIKLWWANRDSIPEDGPGKASMVSESSPGLTAVSVPLHSSGSSFSKDNQQSSSKGSIVHASDASVPSFDNSKPVISNGPKAPPLQKKLENLEQLKEELRKKQEMLDQKRNDFRRQLYKLEKQGGPKGEADTELAAKRRKVGLAADADKVATPSSSSPTPTPVSALADEMLTDKNQSGDTVVSHSPKASTAMTLQQSPTLKHQMIRPSVPLGTPVPLNRYKLDNRPTGFRILPPLPSGFANVTVIKEHFVPCGDISNVELEDLESRDSSSELDISKKCSARITFATRRSAEKAFLNGKCWEGCDLKFVWLTSSNSSNGGEKSPSTTPRAALSADIQPADKLASTTSQDTSASGDAESEQSERKDGDEHMKLGEPSMPSSSPTSWVKESSKGDAT; translated from the exons ATGGAATTAAATGTTTCGTCTCCAAAACCAGGTGGCCTTTCTGCTTCTGATTTTGTTAGTGATCCTGAGGAGAAGGAAGTCAGTGATGATGACGATGATGATCGAAATCACAAACATCGTAGACGAGATGCTCGTTCTCAGTCTTTGGAGAGAGATACCCTTGATCAAGATATAACAAGGCCATACAGAAAAAGGAACAAACCTTTTGTAAATGGGCACTCTTTCAGAGATAATGATTCTCAAGCGAGTACACCATCAAAGTATTATAATTCCACTTCGTTTGAGAACTTTTCTGGAAAGTTTGATAAAAGACGCCCAGGTTCAGCATCACTGCCTCGAGCACCTTTCGATTTAAATCAAAGGATGCGGGCAAACCAAGCATTCCCTGGAGACCTTGGTCCTGGTAGGGGAAGAGGACGGGACTCTGCATCATGGAGCCAACGTGATTCTAGGTTCAGCTCTGATATTACATCTCAGCTGGTTCAGCAGGGATCCCTTCCTCCGAGTATGTTTGGAGGACGGGGATTGCCAAATGTTTCCAATCCACAGAATGCGTCCTGGAATGCATTTGGATTACTTCCAGGAGTACCAAACGGTGGCCTGGATACACTGCATTCAATTGGGTTGCAAGGTACACTCAGACCACCAATCCGTTCTTCTTTAAATTTGGGCATCCCTCGCCAAAGATGTAGAGACTTTGAGGAGCGTGGGTTTTGTCTAAGAGGGGACATGTGTCCAATGGAACATGGAGTCAATCGGATTGTTGTTGAAGATGTGCAG AGTCTTTCCCAGTTCAATCTTCCTGTTTCACTTCCAAGCGCACACCTACTTGGAAAACCCACTGGTCCTGGACCTCTACCATCAGTCAGTGCATCTTCAACTACATTGATGAATAACAAAGGATTGCATAGCAAAGCGAGCAAGTCTAGTGTCACTGATGATACTTCTTTGGGTGGAACTGACTTGTATGACCCTGATCAACCCCTGTGGAACAATAATGGTCCTGAAACCTCAAATGCAATTCTAGGCCTTCAGTCACCTAGGAATGATGAAACTGACTCCTTATCAAATGATGATCCTTCTGACCGTCATCAAGCTAGATTGTGTGATAACGCAGACAATGAATACCCAATTAGAACTGTTGGTACTGCTGCGGGTTCACAGAGTACAAGTGTGTCAGTCTGGGGCAGAATTGGTAGCTCAAAAAACAGACCAGACGTGAAGGAGAAAATTGACCCTACAATAAACTATTCAGATAATCCTGAGAATGTAACCGAGTCACAAATCAACATTCATCAGCAACATCAAGGAAAGCGTAGCATTGCAGAGGATACAAACTCCAAAACCCTAAACTCGTTAGCCAAGAGACCGTATGATACTATGCGTACTGTTCGGAAACCATCTCAGAAAGCATTACGTACTCTATTTGTCAACGGTATTCCTCAGAAAAGCAACAGAAGGGAGGCTCTTGTTTCTCATTTTCAAAAATTTGGAGAGATTTTGGACATTCATATTCCATCAAATAGTGAGCGAGCTTTTGTCCAGTTTTCCAAGAGAGAAGAGGCTGAAGCTGCTTTAAAGGCACCTGATGCTGTAATGGGTAATCGTTTTATCAAGTTGTGGTGGGCAAATCGTGATAGCATTCCAGAGGATGGCCCTGGCAAGGCTAGTATGGTTTCTGAAAGTTCCCCTGGTTTGACAGCTGTTTCAGTTCCACTCCATTCATCTGGTTCTAGTTTTAGCAAGGATAATCAACAATCTTCTTCAAAGGGTAGTATTGTTCATGCATCTGATGCTTCTGTACCATCCTTTGATAACTCTAAGCCTGTAATCTCAAATGGTCCCAAGGCTCCACCTCTGCAGAAAAAGCTAGAAAATTTAGAGCAGTTAAAGGAGGAACTTCGCAAGAAGCAGGAAATGCTGGACCAGAAACGGAATGACTTTCGTCGCCAGTTGTACAAGCTTGAGAAACAA GGCGGACCAAAGGGTGAGGCAGACACAGAGCTAGCTGCCAAGAGACGCAAAGTGGGATTAGCAGCTGACGCTGATAAAGTTGCTACTCCGAGTTCCTCCAGTCCTACTCCTACTCCTGTGTCAGCACTGGCTGATGAGATGTTGACTGACAAGAACCAATCCGGGGATACCGTCGTCTCCCATAGTCCTAAAGCAAGTACAGCTATGACTCTACAGCAATCTCCTACCTTGAAGCATCAGATGATTCGTCCATCAGTACCACTAGGGACTCCTGTTCCACTGAATAGATACAAATTAGACAATCGTCCTACTGGATTTAGAATTCTCCCTCCTTTACCATCTGGATTTGCAAAT GTTACTGTTATCAAGGAACACTTTGTACCATGTGGTGATATTTCTAATGTGGAATTAGAAGATCTGGAATCTCGTGATAGTAGTAGTGAGTTGGACATATCAAAGAAATGCTCAGCTCGTATAACTTTTGCAACACGGCGTTCAGCAGAGAAAGCATTTCTCAATGGTAAATGCTGGGAAGGGTGTGACTTAAAATTTGTGTGGTTGACATCTAGTAACTCCAGCAATGGTGGTGAAAAATCTCCATCCACCACTCCTAGGGCGGCATTATCTGCTGATATTCAGCCTGCAGATAAACTAGCAAGCACTACTTCCCAGGATACATCTGCATCAGGCGATGCAGAATCTGAACAGTCTGAAAGAAAAGATGGTGATGAGCACATGAAACTGGGTGAACCTTCCATGCCTAGTTCAAGCCCTACGTCTTGGGTGAAAGAGTCATCGAAAGGCGATGCAACTTAA
- the LOC101304206 gene encoding uncharacterized protein LOC101304206 → MKRATKSQFKWKRKLLMCLCFGTLVLLMHTHYSRIMTLASIRPQMNTIQRPKIAFLFIARNRLPLDMLWDVFFQGGESKFSIYVHSRPGFLFNKVTTRSDFFLNRQVNDSIQVDWGEATMIEAERILLKHALEDPLNQRFAFVSDSCIPLYSFKYIYDYVMSTRTSFVDSFADTKDGRYNPKMDPIIPVQNWRKGSQWAVLTRKHAEVVVKDNTVFPMFQLYCKRKSLPEFWRDRPVPADTSKEHNCIPDEHYVQTLLAQEGLEGEITRRSLTHSSWDLTSTRDRERRGWHPMTYKYSDATPMLIKSIKDIDNIYYETEYRREWCSSKGKPSPCFLFARKFTRPAALRLLNTVKILSMF, encoded by the exons ATGAAGCGAGCAACAAAGTCACAGTTCAAATGGAAGCGCAAGCTTTTGATGTGCTTGTGCTTTGGGACCTTGGTCCTTCTTATGCACACTCACTACTCTCGGATTATGACTCTCGCTTCAATTCGTCCCCAGATGAATACAATCCAACGGCCCAAGATTGCCTTCTTGTTCATCGCACGCAATCGGTTGCCGTTGGATATGCTCTGGGATGTGTTCTTTCAG GGTGGAGAGAGCAAGTTTTCGATTTATGTGCACTCCAGGCCCGGGTTTCTGTTCAATAAGGTCACCACCAGATCGGATTTTTTCCTGAATCGTCAAGTCAATGATAGCATACAG GTAGATTGGGGAGAGGCGACCATGATTGAAGCAGAGAGGATATTGCTCAAACATGCGCTCGAGGATCCTCTTAATCAACGGTTTGCGTTTGTCTCTGACAG CTGCATCCCGCTTTACAGTTTCAAGTATATATATGACTATGTCATGTCAACAAGAACCAGTTTTGTAGACAG CTTTGCTGATACAAAAGATGGCCGTTACAATCCAAAAATGGATCCTATTATTCCTGTACAGAACTGGAGAAAAGGATCTCAG TGGGCTGTGTTGACCAGGAAGCATGCAGAGGTTGTAGTGAAAGACAATACAGTGTTTCCTATGTTTCAGTTGTATTGCAAG AGGAAGTCTTTACCTGAATTTTGGCGGGATCGCCCTGTT CCGGCTGATACCTCCAAGGAGCACAATTGCATTCCTGATGAGCATTATGTTCAGACATTACTTGCT CAAGAAGGCCTTGAAGGAGAAATCACGCGAAGATCACTGACACACTCATCATGGGATCTAACATCCACAAGAGATCGTGAACGCCGTGGATGGCACCCTATGACCTACAAATATTCAGATGCTACTCCAATGTTGATTAAATCTATAAAG GATATCGATAATATCTACTATGAAACTGAGTATCGAAGAGAATGGTGTAGCAGCAAGGGGAAACCCTCTCCGTGCTTTCTCTTTGCGAGAAAATTTACCCGTCCTGCTGCTCTTAGGCTTCTCAACACAGTAAAGATTTTGTCAATGTTTTAG
- the LOC101301038 gene encoding uncharacterized protein LOC101301038: MTHLIEIESDQILRAGMAMLLKLKKINGVVWSEFEVRVDFSTTEEEWFDPTRELGKLVEIEQGKKEVSFLELKIEEKNRELCAREKRIEELEGKELREERLKSLNELIRKCDEEMESWNTLEARERKMRECNVGFGLLNKEMEEWGCRVEMKERELEGCVVKMMESRIEELELIEKRVNDCVGEVGLRVEGFEEREKSMMMKERQQLDAMREGERNLDSARKAVKEKERVLETLRRRLVAYCQMYVLHASSDPAKLVLDAMQGFYPSDVDVENRDLETDHLRVVRKGCMILVRELKRMSPIINPQVREEAVKLAADWDEKMAQGADNSWEASGFLRLITTYQLTSNYHLRELRMLLDEVSQPDEVAELSRALGIIDTAPAVASVVSSIVKTERLESSLPRNESILSPPNNNIQNERIVSLPSIAKIEVPESFGTINATTLSSPNSAEQPESSLGRNAATLSSPNTSLQKDLLVVLQSSDPAKLVLDMMQRSFWYYWSHRDVSSKERVALSNISLLKILKELSMHVGLHLKENATNLASQWTAKLIADTEDSVESLGYLLFIAMYGLVGTLPEDEIIMLLKGFTA; encoded by the exons ATGACACATTTGATTGAAATTGAAAGTGATCAGATCTTACGGGCCGGAATGGCAATGCTTCTTAAGTTGAAAAAAATTAATGGAGTTG TTTGGTCTGAATTTGAGGTGAGGGTTGATTTTTCAACGACGGAGGAGGAGTGGTTTGACCCGACCCGGGAGCTGGGAAAGCTGGTGGAGATTGAACAGGGTAAAAAGGAAGTGAGCTTTCTTGAGTTGAAGATTGAGGAGAAAAACAGAGAGCTTTGTGCTAGAGAGAAGAGGATAGAGGAGCTTGAGGGGAAGGAGTTGAGAGAGGAGAGATTGAAAAGTTTAAATGAGTTGATTAGGAAATGTGATGAGGAGATGGAGAGTTGGAATACATTGGAAGCTAGAGAGAGGAAGATGAGGGAGTGTAATGTGGGTTTTGGTTTGTTGAACAAGGAAATGGAGGAGTGGGGATGTAGGGTTGAGATGAAGGAGAGGGAGCTGGAAGGGTGTGTGGTGAAGATGATGGAGTCGAGAATTGAGGAGCTTGAGTTGATTGAGAAGAGGGTTAATGATTGTGTTGGTGAAGTTGGGTTGAGAGTAGAGGGTTTTGAAGAACGTGAGAAATCGATGATGATGAAAGAGAGACAGCAGTTGGATGCAATGCGCGAGGGGGAAAGGAATTTGGATTCAGCTCGAAAGGCAGTGAAAGAGAAGGAAAGAGTTTTGGAGACTCTACGCCGGAGACTT GTAGCCTACTGTCAGATGTACGTTCTACATGCATCATCGGACCCGGCGAAATTGGTTTTGGATGCAATGCAAGGGTTTTATCCGTCAGATGTTGATGTGGAAAACAGAGATCTTGAGACTGATCATTTGCGGGTTGTAAGAAAGGGCTGTATGATTTTGGTACGGGAGTTAAAGAGAATGTCGCCAATAATTAATCCTCAGGTGAGAGAAGAAGCAGTAAAATTGGCAGCTGATTGGGATGAGAAGATGGCTCAAGGCGCTGATAATAGTTGGGAGGCTTCAGGCTTTTTGCGGCTCATCACTACGTATCAATTGACAAGTAATTATCATTTGAGGGAGCTTCGAATGCTTCTTGATGAGGTTTCTCAACCAGATGAAGTTGCTGAGTTGAGTAGGGCACTTGGTATCATAGATACGGCACCTGCTG TGGCAAGTGTCGTTTCTTCCATAGTCAAGACTGAAAGATTAGAATCTTCACTGCCAAGAAATGAATCCATTCTTTCTCCTCCGAATAATAATATACAGAATGAAAGGATTGTTTCTCTTCCTTCGATTGCCAAAATTGAGGTACCAGAATCTTTTGGAACTATAAATGCAACAACTCTTTCTTCACCGAATAGTGCTGAGCAACCAGAATCTTCTCTTGGTAGAAATGCAGCAACTCTTTCTTCTCCGAATACTTCTTTACAGAAAGACTTGTTGGTGGTTCTTCAATCATCAGACCCTGCAAAACTTGTGTTGGATATGATGCAGCGGTCTTTTTGGTATTATTGGAGTCATAGAGATGTTAGTTCCAAAGAAAGGGTTGCATTGAGTAATATTTCTCTATTGAAGATTCTAAAGGAACTCTCCATGCATGTTGGACTTCATCTGAAAGAAAATGCAACAAATCTAGCCTCCCAGTGGACAGCAAAGTTGATAGCTGATACTGAGGATTCAGTGGAGAGTTTGGGATATTTGCTGTTTATAGCTATGTATGGATTGGTTGGAACCTTACCTGAAGATGAGATTATAATGCTTCTTAAGGGTTTCACAGCATAG
- the LOC101300756 gene encoding protein FEZ-like, with protein sequence MSIVMPKGFRFHPKDYELVNYYLYGKVNGEESVSPPPYLKLPEVDIYGEEPWEIWERFERQDEESLYFFAIHRKLNPKGKRIDRRTNLGTWSEGERSRPVDDENGKPIGTKRKFRYESDDSLHHAAWHMEEYSSNFSPHWVICHLKKNKRSSESKKTKDTLCEYDPPRLRGMKCNKRKNNKDYPSTSIMPKSKRLRKVDNQVVENSSVKEKDLPQSSGGANDQQFSMPGNNNYFENGLQQISTTTSSTNGKDQQFCTADLGNFMPISDVNVVDSTYTPCNNNYYNYEKDFQQSSTTTCSTYEHINSTSNLDFVVGHDDGNVIPINDAKGDDPNSWYNLWNTLLTEDYSGC encoded by the coding sequence ATGTCGATTGTAATGCCAAAGGGTTTCAGGTTCCATCCGAAGGATTATGAGTTGGTGAACTATTACCTGTATGGCAAGGTGAATGGGGAAGAGTCTGTATCTCCACCACCATACCTAAAGTTGCCTGAGGTTGACATCTATGGCGAAGAGCCTTGGGAGATTTGGGAGAGATTCGAACGGCAAGACGAAGAATCCTTGTATTTCTTTGCGATTCACAGGAAGTTAAACCCCAAAGGTAAGCGGATTGATCGTAGGACAAACTTAGGGACATGGAGTGAGGGTGAAAGATCAAGACCAGTTGATGATGAGAATGGGAAACCTATTGGGACGAAGAGGAAATTCCGGTATGAGAGTGATGATTCTTTGCACCATGCTGCTTGGCATATGGAAGAGTACAGCAGCAATTTCTCTCCCCATTGGGTGATTTGTCATCTCAAAAAGAACAAACGCTCATCCGAATCCAAGAAGACCAAGGATACGTTATGTGAATATGATCCTCCAAGATTGAGAGGGATGAAGTGCAATAAGAGGAAGAATAACAAAGACTACCCATCAACCTCCATTATGCCAAAGAGCAAGAGGTTAAGGAAAGTCGATAACCAAGTTGTGGAGAACTCTTCGGTAAAGGAGAAGGATTTACCACAAAGTTCAGGTGGCGCTAATGACCAGCAATTCAGTATGCCCGGCAACAACAACTACTTTGAGAATGGCTTACAACAGATTTCAACTACTACTAGCAGTACTAACGGTAAGGATCAACAATTCTGTACTGCGGATCTTGGTAACTTCATGCCAATTAGTGATGTAAATGTGGTCGATAGTACGTACACCCCATGCAATAACAACTACTACAACTATGAGAAGGACTTTCAGCAAAGCTCAACTACTACTTGTAGTACCTATGAGCATATCAATAGTACCAGTAACTTAGACTTCGTTGTTGGTCATGATGATGGTAATGTCATACCGATCAATGATGCAAAAGGTGACGATCCCAACTCTTGGTACAATCTATGGAACACCCTACTAACGGAGGATTACAGTGGCTGCTAG